In a single window of the Caproicibacterium sp. BJN0003 genome:
- the rd gene encoding rubredoxin: MKKYRCIPCGYIYDPALGDPDSGIAPGTAFEDLPDDWQCPICFVGKDEFEPVED, translated from the coding sequence ATGAAAAAGTACAGGTGTATTCCCTGCGGGTATATCTATGATCCCGCGCTTGGTGATCCCGACAGCGGCATCGCGCCCGGTACGGCATTTGAAGATTTACCCGATGATTGGCAGTGCCCCATTTGTTTTGTCGGTAAAGATGAATTTGAACCTGTTGAAGACTGA
- a CDS encoding cupin domain-containing protein → MVEKEYKLSRTNEKAIEKILFDENLHYLHMVFNKGEGLPEHLSNSNVYMTVIRGQLSIGLDDQEIHEYEAGTLLKIPFQTKMNVRNVHDETLELIVVKAPAPKS, encoded by the coding sequence ATGGTAGAAAAAGAGTATAAGCTGTCCAGAACCAATGAAAAAGCGATAGAAAAAATCTTATTTGACGAAAACCTGCATTACCTCCACATGGTGTTCAACAAGGGCGAGGGGCTGCCGGAACACTTATCCAATTCAAACGTGTATATGACCGTCATTCGAGGACAGCTTTCCATCGGCCTTGATGATCAGGAAATCCATGAGTACGAGGCCGGAACGCTGCTGAAAATTCCGTTTCAAACCAAAATGAATGTCAGAAATGTGCATGACGAAACGCTGGAGCTGATTGTCGTAAAGGCGCCTGCTCCGAAAAGCTGA